One stretch of Vibrio nitrifigilis DNA includes these proteins:
- a CDS encoding isoaspartyl peptidase/L-asparaginase family protein, with the protein MSQPFSIAIHGGAGTILRENMSEDLKQSILADLEKSVQAGHHILANGGTAVDAVVAAVKVMEDSPNFNAGHGAVLTHKEMVEMDASVMDGSNSNAGAIAGVRHIKNPIELARDVMLHSDHVFLMGEGAEEFAFQHDYAFTEQDYFFTDRRYEQLLAMKKQGHVALSEAKYPDDRKHGTVGAVALDQHGNLAAATSTGGITNKKFGRIGDSPIIGAGTVAENNNVAVSCTGMGEFFIRKMVAGDVAARMKYLKEDVATACETIIQGDLKTIGGEGGLIAIDAQGKIHFAMNSSGMYRAAIDCDGQLSVKIYSDE; encoded by the coding sequence ATGTCGCAACCTTTCTCTATCGCTATTCATGGCGGCGCAGGCACGATTTTGCGTGAAAACATGAGTGAAGATCTTAAACAGTCTATTTTGGCGGATTTAGAAAAATCAGTTCAAGCAGGGCACCATATTTTAGCGAATGGGGGAACTGCTGTTGATGCAGTTGTTGCTGCGGTAAAGGTGATGGAAGATTCTCCCAACTTTAATGCAGGCCACGGGGCAGTATTAACTCATAAAGAGATGGTTGAAATGGATGCCTCTGTAATGGACGGTAGTAATTCTAACGCTGGTGCTATTGCTGGTGTTCGCCATATTAAAAACCCGATTGAGCTGGCTCGTGATGTCATGCTTCATAGCGACCATGTTTTTTTAATGGGAGAGGGGGCTGAAGAGTTCGCATTCCAGCATGATTATGCTTTCACAGAACAAGACTATTTCTTCACAGATCGTCGTTATGAGCAGTTGCTGGCGATGAAAAAGCAGGGACATGTTGCTTTATCAGAAGCAAAATACCCAGATGATCGCAAACATGGCACCGTTGGCGCTGTCGCATTGGACCAGCATGGCAATCTCGCCGCAGCAACAAGTACCGGTGGGATCACGAATAAGAAATTTGGTCGTATTGGTGATTCACCTATCATTGGTGCAGGAACAGTAGCAGAAAATAATAATGTTGCGGTTTCTTGTACTGGGATGGGGGAATTTTTTATTCGTAAAATGGTAGCTGGTGATGTCGCAGCACGAATGAAATACTTGAAAGAAGATGTGGCGACGGCATGTGAGACGATCATTCAAGGCGATCTGAAAACGATCGGTGGTGAAGGTGGTTTGATAGCCATTGATGCGCAAGGGAAAATTCATTTTGCGATGAATAGTTCGGGGATGTATCGTGCCGCAATCGATTGCGATGGGCAATTGTCGGTAAAAATCTATTCGGACGAATAA
- the slyD gene encoding peptidylprolyl isomerase: protein MKIEKNVVAALAYQVKLEDGVVVDQSTTDAPLEYLHGNNNLITGLERELEGKVAGDKFSATFAPEDAYGEHSDDLVQRVPANVFQGVDELEVGMRFLADTDQGPIPVEITEVDGDEVVVDGNHMLAGQTLTFDVEVVAVREATAEEIDHGHVHQAHGHDHDHGEGCCGGNGGCGCSH, encoded by the coding sequence ATGAAAATTGAAAAGAACGTGGTAGCCGCTTTGGCATACCAAGTGAAACTAGAAGATGGTGTTGTTGTAGATCAGTCAACTACTGATGCGCCTCTAGAATACCTTCACGGTAACAACAACCTAATCACTGGTTTGGAACGTGAACTTGAAGGCAAAGTTGCAGGCGATAAGTTCTCTGCGACATTTGCTCCTGAAGATGCTTACGGTGAACACAGCGATGATCTAGTTCAACGCGTTCCTGCGAACGTGTTCCAAGGTGTTGACGAACTAGAAGTTGGTATGCGTTTTCTAGCGGATACAGACCAAGGTCCAATCCCTGTAGAAATCACTGAAGTTGATGGCGATGAAGTTGTTGTTGACGGTAACCACATGCTTGCTGGTCAAACTCTAACGTTTGACGTTGAAGTGGTTGCAGTTCGTGAAGCAACTGCTGAAGAAATCGATCATGGCCATGTTCACCAAGCGCATGGTCACGACCACGATCATGGCGAAGGTTGCTGTGGTGGTAACGGTGGTTGCGGTTGTTCTCACTAA
- a CDS encoding YheV family putative zinc ribbon protein: MTNKKRFIAGASCPSCHSQDTLRWWIENNIELVECVECGYSEQRKPQSVEKAGRTSEQMIGIFKPE, encoded by the coding sequence GTGACAAACAAAAAGCGTTTTATTGCAGGGGCAAGTTGTCCATCCTGTCATTCGCAAGATACACTTCGTTGGTGGATTGAAAATAACATCGAGCTGGTAGAGTGCGTCGAATGTGGCTACTCTGAGCAGCGTAAACCGCAGTCTGTCGAAAAGGCAGGTAGAACCAGTGAACAGATGATAGGAATCTTTAAGCCAGAATAA
- the kefB gene encoding glutathione-regulated potassium-efflux system protein KefB codes for MESTTSELLQSGAIFLTAAVVAVPLAQRAGLGSVIGYLLAGVVIGPWGLGLISDVDAILHFAEFGVVLLLFLIGLELNPKKLWQMRMPILGLGGAQVVVTTGILSSIASMAGLDWRTSLVIGMGLALSSTAIALRVIEEQELTHTETGQSGFSVLLFQDIAVIPMLALMPVLAGNSGGTWIDGVWMIAGIVGLMVGGHFLLSPIFRYIILSGVRELFTVAALLLVIGIALMMEQIGLSMALGAFIAGVLLAESEFRHELEIAIEPFKGLLLGLFFIAVGMSVDLGLLLVEPWLILQAVVGLVVIKGAILYLLARIVGTGAKARSNMAAILSQGGEFAFVIFTAANAEQLLSRDLVSFLLVVVSLSMVTTPLLLSIQKRWFARSLNQTTHDDSMPVDVEDKEPRVIIAGFGRFGQIVGRLMSANKIKVTVLESDASQIRLLRKFGYQVFYGDASNLELLRVAGAEKAEAIVICTDVPDEVMKIVDLCQHHFPQLKILARARSRVEAYQLISQDVEGYSRETFLGALELGRKTLVSLGMHPYQAKRAEAHFQRLDTAMLTKLLPQHMEDKKMTLRAKEARQELEEIFGREMENDRIGRGYWDEE; via the coding sequence ATGGAATCGACGACAAGTGAATTACTACAAAGTGGAGCGATATTCTTAACTGCTGCGGTTGTCGCAGTCCCACTAGCTCAAAGGGCGGGATTAGGTTCCGTTATTGGTTACTTGCTGGCTGGTGTGGTTATTGGCCCGTGGGGGTTAGGGTTAATCAGTGATGTGGATGCCATCCTTCATTTCGCTGAATTTGGCGTTGTATTGCTGCTGTTTTTGATTGGATTGGAACTGAACCCGAAGAAGCTATGGCAAATGCGTATGCCAATCTTGGGGCTGGGTGGTGCTCAAGTTGTTGTGACCACAGGGATCTTATCGAGTATCGCTTCAATGGCTGGCTTAGATTGGCGTACCAGTTTAGTGATTGGCATGGGGTTGGCACTCTCTTCTACAGCCATTGCACTGCGTGTGATTGAAGAGCAAGAATTAACCCACACAGAGACAGGACAAAGTGGATTCTCAGTGCTGCTGTTTCAAGATATCGCGGTGATTCCTATGTTGGCATTAATGCCGGTATTGGCGGGAAACTCTGGAGGTACTTGGATCGATGGCGTATGGATGATTGCTGGTATTGTTGGCTTAATGGTTGGCGGCCATTTTCTGTTAAGTCCGATATTTCGTTACATCATTTTGAGTGGTGTGCGCGAGCTATTTACGGTTGCAGCATTGCTGTTGGTGATTGGTATTGCGCTAATGATGGAACAAATCGGGCTTTCTATGGCGCTTGGGGCATTTATCGCTGGGGTGTTATTAGCGGAAAGTGAATTTCGTCATGAACTAGAGATTGCAATTGAACCATTCAAGGGATTGTTACTCGGATTGTTTTTTATCGCGGTTGGGATGTCTGTCGACTTAGGGTTACTGTTGGTTGAGCCGTGGTTAATTTTGCAGGCTGTGGTTGGGTTGGTCGTCATTAAGGGAGCGATTTTATATCTCCTAGCAAGAATTGTTGGTACTGGCGCGAAAGCGCGTAGCAATATGGCCGCTATTTTGAGCCAAGGTGGAGAGTTCGCTTTTGTTATTTTTACCGCAGCGAATGCAGAGCAACTTTTGTCTCGGGATCTGGTGTCATTTTTATTAGTTGTTGTGAGTTTATCTATGGTTACCACACCACTATTGCTGAGTATTCAAAAGCGCTGGTTTGCTCGTTCTCTTAATCAAACGACTCATGATGATTCAATGCCTGTTGATGTTGAAGATAAAGAACCTCGCGTTATCATTGCGGGTTTTGGCCGTTTTGGGCAAATTGTTGGCCGTTTGATGTCGGCCAATAAAATTAAAGTGACTGTGCTTGAAAGTGATGCCAGTCAGATTCGGCTGTTACGTAAATTTGGTTATCAAGTATTTTATGGTGACGCATCGAACTTAGAACTGTTGCGCGTTGCAGGGGCAGAAAAGGCAGAAGCCATTGTCATTTGTACTGACGTTCCAGATGAAGTGATGAAAATTGTCGATTTATGCCAGCATCATTTTCCGCAACTCAAAATATTAGCCCGAGCTCGTAGCCGAGTTGAGGCTTACCAGCTAATCAGCCAGGACGTAGAAGGCTATTCACGAGAGACGTTTCTTGGGGCATTAGAATTGGGACGTAAGACTTTAGTCTCTTTGGGAATGCATCCATATCAAGCAAAACGAGCCGAAGCACATTTTCAACGTTTAGATACTGCTATGCTGACCAAATTGCTGCCACAGCATATGGAAGATAAGAAAATGACCCTAAGAGCCAAAGAAGCGCGCCAAGAACTCGAAGAGATATTTGGTCGCGAAATGGAGAATGATCGTATCGGTCGTGGCTATTGGGATGAGGAGTAG
- the kefG gene encoding glutathione-regulated potassium-efflux system ancillary protein KefG, whose translation MVMSLDAGKPIPKVLIIYAHPDPDQSKANKALIKKIRSLKHVTILDLYATYPDFFIDIHAEHQRLLSHDVIVFQHPLYMYSCPALLKEWIDTVLGKGFAFGESSALKGKYWRSVITTGGREQAFGEQGYNRYSLNQILQPFELTASLCQMEWVEPLVLYWARNVTDLERYQHAEKYRQWLINPLNN comes from the coding sequence ATGGTGATGTCGCTAGATGCAGGGAAGCCAATACCTAAAGTATTGATAATTTATGCTCATCCCGATCCCGATCAATCTAAAGCCAATAAAGCGCTGATCAAAAAGATCCGCTCACTTAAACACGTCACTATTTTAGATCTCTACGCAACGTACCCAGATTTCTTTATTGATATTCATGCTGAGCATCAACGTTTACTCTCTCATGATGTCATTGTTTTTCAACATCCACTCTACATGTATTCCTGCCCAGCGCTGTTAAAAGAGTGGATAGATACGGTACTCGGTAAGGGGTTTGCTTTTGGGGAATCTAGTGCCTTAAAAGGGAAATATTGGCGCAGTGTTATTACTACTGGAGGGCGAGAGCAAGCATTCGGCGAGCAAGGTTATAACCGCTATTCTCTTAATCAAATTCTGCAACCTTTTGAATTGACCGCCTCTCTATGCCAAATGGAGTGGGTTGAACCGCTCGTTCTTTATTGGGCTCGAAACGTCACTGATTTAGAGCGTTACCAACATGCTGAGAAATATCGCCAATGGCTCATCAATCCACTGAACAATTAA
- a CDS encoding ABC transporter ATP-binding protein has translation MIIFSDIQLLRGGKPLLDGASATIHPGDKVGLVGKNGCGKSTLFALMKDELSIDAGSISQPSSWELAWVSQETPALERTALDYVIDGDREYRDLERQLAEAEAKDQGTRVAELHGKIETVGGYSIQARAAELLDGLGFSQEQMNWCLTQFSGGWRMRLNLAQALLCRSDLLLLDEPTNHLDLDAVMWLERWLQTYPGTLVIISHDRDFLDPIVGRIIHIENQKLNEYTGNYSSFEEQRAQKLLQQQAMYEKQQKQMSHMQSYIDRFRYKASKARQAQSRIKALEKMEKTLPAQFDNPFSFEFREPHALPNPILMMDEVCAGYGDKLILDKIRLNLVPGSRIGLLGRNGAGKSTLIKLLSGDLNPQAGELTYSQGVKIGYFAQHQLETLHPEETPLQHMMQIAPDQTEQQLRDYLGSFGFQGDKALDPVGPFSGGEKARLVLALLVWQKPNLLLLDEPTNHLDLDMRQALTLALQSYEGAMVIVSHDRYLLRATTDDLYLVHDHQVEPFNGDLTDYYKWLTEQHRAIRKEAAGQSDSKSNANSAVAKKEQKRREAEFRKQTAPIRKKLTQLEEKMDKLNTIISKAEEQLSDSSLYESENKAKLTEILAVQANSKSELEEVEMDWMAEQETLEEMEKEFNS, from the coding sequence ATGATTATCTTCTCTGACATACAGTTACTTCGTGGCGGTAAGCCGCTGCTTGATGGCGCCTCAGCCACCATTCACCCAGGCGATAAAGTGGGCTTGGTCGGTAAAAATGGCTGCGGTAAATCCACCCTCTTTGCTTTGATGAAAGACGAACTGTCTATCGATGCAGGTTCAATTAGCCAGCCTTCTAGCTGGGAATTAGCATGGGTTTCTCAAGAAACACCAGCATTAGAACGAACCGCATTAGATTATGTTATTGATGGAGATCGTGAATATCGTGATCTAGAACGACAACTGGCTGAAGCAGAAGCCAAAGATCAAGGTACACGTGTCGCAGAGTTACATGGCAAGATCGAAACTGTCGGCGGTTACAGTATCCAAGCACGCGCCGCTGAGCTATTGGATGGCCTAGGCTTTAGTCAAGAACAGATGAATTGGTGTCTCACACAATTCTCTGGGGGTTGGCGTATGCGTTTAAACTTAGCCCAAGCTCTGTTATGTCGCTCTGATTTACTGCTGCTCGATGAGCCAACCAACCACTTAGATCTTGATGCGGTGATGTGGCTAGAACGTTGGCTACAAACCTATCCGGGCACTTTGGTTATTATTTCGCACGACCGTGATTTCCTTGATCCGATCGTAGGCCGCATCATTCACATTGAAAACCAAAAGCTCAACGAGTACACCGGCAACTACTCTTCATTCGAAGAACAACGTGCACAGAAACTGCTGCAACAACAAGCGATGTATGAGAAGCAACAGAAACAGATGTCGCATATGCAAAGCTACATCGATCGCTTCCGTTACAAGGCGTCCAAAGCTCGCCAAGCACAGAGTCGAATCAAAGCCTTAGAAAAAATGGAAAAAACGCTACCAGCGCAATTTGATAACCCATTTAGCTTTGAATTTCGTGAACCTCATGCGCTGCCTAACCCTATCTTAATGATGGATGAAGTTTGCGCCGGCTACGGCGATAAGCTCATTTTGGATAAAATTCGTCTTAACCTAGTTCCGGGTAGCCGAATTGGCCTTCTTGGCCGCAACGGTGCGGGTAAATCCACATTAATCAAACTGCTTTCTGGCGATCTGAATCCTCAAGCGGGTGAATTAACGTACTCGCAAGGTGTAAAAATTGGTTACTTTGCCCAGCATCAATTAGAAACCTTACATCCAGAAGAAACCCCACTCCAGCATATGATGCAAATTGCGCCCGATCAGACCGAGCAACAATTACGCGATTATTTAGGGAGTTTTGGTTTCCAAGGAGATAAAGCGTTAGATCCTGTCGGGCCATTCTCTGGTGGGGAAAAGGCTCGTCTAGTGTTAGCACTGCTGGTTTGGCAAAAACCTAACCTACTTCTGCTCGACGAACCAACCAACCACCTTGATCTCGATATGCGTCAAGCTCTAACGCTCGCATTACAAAGTTATGAAGGTGCAATGGTGATTGTCAGCCACGACCGTTACTTATTGCGGGCGACCACCGATGATCTTTACCTAGTTCATGATCATCAAGTAGAACCATTTAATGGTGATTTAACCGATTACTATAAATGGCTCACTGAGCAACACCGAGCAATTCGGAAAGAAGCCGCCGGACAAAGCGACAGTAAATCCAATGCAAATAGTGCCGTTGCGAAAAAAGAACAAAAGCGCCGTGAAGCCGAATTTCGTAAACAAACCGCACCAATTCGCAAGAAGCTGACACAGCTAGAAGAGAAAATGGATAAGTTAAACACCATTATCTCAAAGGCTGAAGAACAGTTATCTGACTCCAGCCTTTATGAAAGCGAAAATAAAGCTAAACTTACGGAAATACTCGCGGTACAAGCCAATAGTAAATCCGAGCTTGAAGAAGTAGAGATGGACTGGATGGCAGAGCAAGAAACACTCGAAGAAATGGAAAAGGAATTTAATAGCTGA
- a CDS encoding TIGR02444 family protein: MSQKHVTTTLTLERLWQFSLQYYSVREVKEACLSLQNNFHGNVNLLLLLKWLDEEKLTFAEHDWPTVSDCLSSSETLLHSYRELRRKLKLSVPETLYREALQFELQLEKQQQSDLVHCIANLSLATTDTPALAARYCRHLGAEHLGRIFSKPIEPFSSKS, translated from the coding sequence ATGAGCCAAAAACACGTCACGACCACCTTAACGCTCGAACGCTTGTGGCAATTTAGCCTCCAGTATTACAGCGTGCGCGAGGTGAAAGAAGCGTGTTTAAGCCTACAGAATAATTTCCACGGCAACGTTAACTTATTGCTGCTATTGAAATGGCTTGATGAAGAGAAGTTAACGTTTGCCGAGCACGACTGGCCAACCGTTTCAGACTGTTTGAGTAGTTCAGAAACCTTGCTGCATAGCTATCGGGAACTGAGGCGAAAGCTGAAGCTATCCGTTCCCGAAACCTTATACCGCGAAGCGTTGCAGTTTGAATTACAATTAGAAAAACAACAGCAGTCTGATTTGGTTCACTGTATCGCCAATCTTTCCCTTGCCACGACAGATACTCCTGCTCTCGCCGCTCGTTATTGTCGTCATCTAGGTGCGGAGCACTTAGGTCGTATTTTTTCCAAACCTATTGAGCCTTTCTCTTCTAAATCCTAA
- a CDS encoding hydrolase encodes MPSFVAAHGITNAHLQTLLPRLFRRKPLLSPHWQTIDTPDGDFLDLVWSEDYRQLESLTKPVFVLFHGLEGSFFSPYAHGLMNAFAKQGWLSVMMHFRGCSGRPNNLARAYHSGETGDARQVLEYVRERCPNRPIVAAGVSLGGNMLVNYLAQYNDDPIVSGATIISAPLELGACSQRIERGFSRLYRNYLLSSLKNTALLKHQKMKEALGITAAQIKQVTRLIDFDDLITAPLHGFRDAQDYYQRCSGLPRLSDITIPTRLIQAQDDPFMTDEIIPTFTLPKNLDYQLTEHGGHVGFITGSWNQPQMWLEETLPQYYQEYL; translated from the coding sequence ATGCCTTCATTTGTTGCTGCTCACGGCATAACTAACGCTCACTTACAAACTTTGCTGCCGCGCTTATTTCGCCGCAAACCACTACTATCACCACACTGGCAAACCATAGATACACCGGACGGTGATTTTCTCGATCTTGTTTGGAGTGAAGATTATCGTCAACTCGAATCCCTTACCAAACCAGTTTTTGTGCTTTTTCATGGGTTGGAAGGGAGTTTTTTCAGCCCATATGCTCACGGCTTGATGAACGCCTTTGCGAAACAGGGCTGGCTCAGTGTGATGATGCACTTTCGTGGCTGTAGTGGAAGGCCAAATAATCTTGCCCGAGCTTACCACTCGGGTGAAACCGGAGATGCAAGGCAAGTATTAGAATATGTTCGCGAACGTTGCCCAAATCGCCCAATTGTCGCAGCAGGTGTTTCACTCGGTGGCAATATGCTGGTGAACTATTTAGCCCAATACAATGATGATCCCATAGTATCGGGAGCCACTATCATCTCAGCCCCGCTTGAATTAGGCGCGTGTTCCCAACGTATTGAACGTGGATTCTCTCGCCTGTATCGCAATTACTTACTTAGCTCGCTAAAAAACACTGCACTCCTGAAGCACCAGAAGATGAAAGAAGCATTAGGTATTACTGCGGCCCAAATAAAACAAGTCACACGGCTTATCGATTTTGATGATTTGATTACCGCCCCACTGCATGGTTTTCGCGATGCGCAAGATTACTATCAACGCTGTTCAGGGTTACCGCGCTTATCAGATATCACCATTCCAACGCGACTGATTCAAGCACAAGATGACCCATTCATGACTGATGAAATCATTCCAACCTTCACGCTACCCAAAAATTTGGATTATCAGCTGACTGAGCATGGTGGGCATGTAGGGTTTATTACGGGCAGCTGGAACCAACCCCAAATGTGGTTAGAAGAAACACTCCCCCAATACTATCAAGAATATCTCTAG
- a CDS encoding YheU family protein, with the protein MIVPWQQIDPETLENLIREFVLREGTDYGDHEIPLQQKVDQVKHQIQTGDAVVFYSELHETVDIKLKHQ; encoded by the coding sequence ATGATTGTTCCTTGGCAGCAAATTGATCCAGAGACACTTGAAAATTTGATTCGCGAGTTCGTCCTACGTGAAGGAACCGATTACGGTGACCATGAAATACCACTGCAACAGAAAGTCGATCAGGTAAAGCATCAAATCCAAACGGGAGATGCGGTAGTATTTTATTCCGAATTACATGAAACTGTAGACATAAAGCTTAAGCATCAGTAA
- a CDS encoding phosphoribulokinase has translation MSAKHPIIAVTGSSGAGTTTTSEAFRKMFNMMSVQPAWVEGDSFHRFTRPEMDVEIRKAREQGRHISYFGPQANNFPALEDFFRQYGKSGTGQIRRYLHTFDEAVPYNQMPGTFTPWQDIPSNTDVLFYEGLHGGVVDGDVNVSQHVDFLIGMVPIVNLEWIQKYVRDTRDRGHSREAVMDSIVRSMDDYLNYITPQFSRTHINFQRVPTVDTSNPLNAKGIPSLDESFVVIRLRGIKNVDFPYLLAMIDGSFMSRHNTIVVPGGKMSFAMELIVRPILQQLIESGKIG, from the coding sequence ATGTCAGCGAAACACCCCATTATTGCTGTAACAGGTTCATCAGGAGCCGGAACAACAACAACTTCGGAAGCGTTCCGAAAAATGTTCAATATGATGTCGGTGCAACCTGCTTGGGTTGAAGGCGATAGCTTTCACCGTTTTACTCGTCCAGAAATGGATGTCGAAATTCGTAAAGCTCGTGAACAAGGCCGCCATATCAGCTATTTTGGCCCTCAGGCTAATAACTTTCCTGCATTAGAAGACTTTTTCCGCCAATATGGAAAAAGCGGAACAGGCCAAATACGTCGCTATCTTCATACCTTTGATGAAGCCGTACCATACAACCAAATGCCTGGCACCTTTACACCTTGGCAAGATATTCCAAGTAATACCGATGTGCTTTTTTACGAAGGACTACACGGTGGTGTCGTCGATGGTGACGTCAATGTGTCACAACATGTTGATTTTCTGATCGGTATGGTACCAATTGTTAACTTAGAGTGGATTCAAAAGTACGTTCGAGATACCCGAGATCGTGGGCATTCTCGAGAAGCAGTGATGGATTCCATCGTACGCTCGATGGATGATTATTTAAATTATATTACCCCGCAGTTTTCTCGTACTCATATCAATTTTCAGCGAGTACCCACAGTAGATACGTCAAACCCATTAAATGCGAAGGGCATTCCAAGTTTAGATGAAAGTTTTGTCGTAATCAGACTTCGCGGGATAAAAAATGTCGATTTTCCCTACTTGCTAGCAATGATAGATGGATCCTTTATGTCTCGGCATAACACCATTGTCGTTCCTGGGGGGAAAATGAGTTTTGCAATGGAATTAATCGTGAGACCGATCCTGCAACAACTCATAGAAAGCGGTAAAATTGGTTGA
- the crp gene encoding cAMP-activated global transcriptional regulator CRP: MVLGKPQTDPTLEWFLSHCHIHKYPSKSTLIHAGEKAETLYYIVKGSVAVLIKDEEGKEMILSYLNQGDFIGELGLFEEGQERTAWVRAKSPCEVAEISFKKFRQLIQVNPDILMRLSGQMARRLQVTSQKVGDLAFLDVTGRIAQTLLNLAKQPDAMTHPDGMQIKITRQEIGQIVGCSRETVGRILKMLEEQNLISAHGKTIVVYGTR, encoded by the coding sequence ATGGTTCTAGGTAAACCTCAAACAGACCCAACATTAGAGTGGTTTCTTTCACACTGTCATATTCACAAATACCCATCAAAGAGCACTTTGATACACGCGGGTGAAAAGGCAGAAACGTTGTATTACATCGTCAAAGGTTCTGTTGCGGTATTGATCAAAGATGAAGAAGGTAAGGAGATGATTCTTTCCTATCTAAATCAGGGTGATTTTATCGGCGAACTTGGTCTTTTCGAAGAAGGTCAAGAGCGTACAGCCTGGGTTCGTGCTAAATCACCATGTGAAGTGGCAGAAATTTCATTTAAGAAATTCCGTCAGTTAATCCAAGTAAACCCAGATATTCTAATGCGTTTATCAGGGCAAATGGCACGTCGTCTACAAGTTACTAGCCAAAAAGTTGGTGATCTTGCATTCCTTGACGTAACTGGCCGCATTGCACAAACACTATTGAATCTAGCGAAACAGCCAGATGCAATGACTCACCCAGACGGTATGCAAATTAAAATTACTCGTCAAGAAATCGGTCAAATCGTGGGTTGTTCTCGCGAAACTGTTGGTCGTATTCTTAAAATGCTTGAAGAACAAAACCTTATTTCCGCACACGGTAAAACTATCGTGGTATACGGCACACGTTAA
- a CDS encoding DUF1338 domain-containing protein, translating to MTVNQLFDSLWLDYTTRLCPSAEKVHHLLQEDTPLINDHIALRTFKSDHLGIEALAKTFIALGYEMGGEYHFREKKLYARHYQHPAPSLPKVFISELLVEQLTLEAQQIIASLLGQSEELDIASGAFLYRGRPWSITIDDYKQLALESEYASWLAAHGYGANHFTVSVNQLKAFDEVSTVNAFLRQQGFAINQSGGEVKGSPEVCLEQSSTLADTVNVTFSDGVLSIPGGFYEFAKRYQQPDGQLYQGFVEASANKIFESTHRQR from the coding sequence ATGACAGTAAACCAATTGTTTGACAGCTTATGGCTGGATTACACCACTCGCTTGTGTCCGTCGGCAGAAAAGGTCCATCACTTATTACAGGAGGACACGCCACTCATTAATGATCATATTGCTCTGAGAACGTTTAAAAGCGATCACTTAGGTATTGAAGCGTTGGCAAAAACGTTTATTGCATTGGGTTATGAGATGGGCGGTGAATATCATTTTCGGGAGAAAAAGCTCTATGCTCGGCACTACCAACATCCGGCTCCAAGTTTACCAAAAGTGTTCATTAGTGAATTATTGGTTGAACAATTAACGTTGGAAGCCCAACAAATTATTGCGTCGCTATTGGGGCAAAGTGAAGAGTTAGATATAGCATCAGGGGCATTTTTGTATCGAGGGCGACCTTGGTCTATCACCATTGATGACTATAAGCAGTTAGCTCTAGAGAGTGAATATGCCAGTTGGCTCGCTGCGCATGGATATGGTGCTAATCATTTTACAGTGAGTGTGAATCAGCTAAAGGCATTTGATGAGGTAAGCACTGTGAATGCATTCTTGCGTCAGCAAGGTTTTGCTATCAACCAATCTGGTGGTGAGGTTAAAGGTTCACCGGAAGTGTGTTTAGAGCAATCCTCCACGCTTGCAGATACGGTTAATGTGACATTTAGTGATGGTGTGTTGTCGATTCCAGGTGGCTTTTATGAATTTGCCAAACGTTATCAGCAACCGGATGGTCAACTCTATCAAGGGTTTGTTGAAGCATCCGCCAATAAGATTTTTGAAAGTACTCATCGGCAACGCTGA